One genomic window of Arachis stenosperma cultivar V10309 chromosome 10, arast.V10309.gnm1.PFL2, whole genome shotgun sequence includes the following:
- the LOC130954734 gene encoding protein FAR1-RELATED SEQUENCE 11-like isoform X1, with the protein MECYGGMGKANGLSPDESENELGLSNNDIVDEDDLRKVELLSDEDGREYGDVTGLSAEDIMKKVFRSEEHAYEFYCRVGKCNGFGVRIGDYAKDEDEIVVRRRFFCNRASLRDGKHYNRLDRKRCHRPKTHTNCQALMSVYLDKGSSVWKVRKVILEHNHELIPRKMVHMIRSFRAISGSAKAHMDGMHAYGLPTSKILWYMAVIAGGYSCLGFTKKDAYNYIDRSKHAKVVDGDMNAAIVYLEGKAAADPMSTTRYNLTEEGNFWLKLRDLSKTLKKADKRTADAVGI; encoded by the exons ATGGAGTGCTATGGTGGGATGGGCAAGGCAAACGGTTTGTCTCCAGATGAAAGTGAAAATGAGTTAGGCCTTTCAAACAACGACATTGTTGATGAGGATGACTTAAGAAAGGTTGAGTTGTTGTCGGATGAAGATGGTCGTGAATATGGAGACGTGACTGGGTTGAGTGCAGAGGATATAATGAAAAAGGTATTTCGAAGTGAAGAGCATGCATATGAGTTTTATTGTAGGGTAGGGAAATGCAATGGATTTGGGGTCCGTATAGGAGACTATGCAAAGGATGAAGATGAGATTGTAGTGAGAAGGAGGTTCTTCTGTAATAGGGCTAGCCTAAGGGATGGAAAACACTACAACAGACTAGACAGGAAGAGATGCCATAGGCCTAAGACACACACAAATTGCCAGGCCTTGATGTCTGTATACCTTGATAAGGGTAGCTCGGTTTGGAAGGTTCGAAAAGTAATCCTCGAGCATAACCACGAATTAATACCGAGGAAAATGGTTCACATGATCCGAAGTTTCCGGGCGATATCGGGTTCCGCAAAGGCCCACATGGATGGAATGCATGCGTATGGGTTGCCGACGTCTAAGATACTGTGGTACATGGCTGTGATTGCGGGTGGTTATTCTTGTTTGGGTTTTACCAAGAAAGACGCATACAACTATATTGATCGGTCGAAGCATGCAAAGGTGGTTGATGGAGACATGAACGCTGCTATAGTCTACCTGGAAGGCAAGGCAGCTGCTGATCCCATGTCTACGACCCGGTACAATTTGACTGAAGaag gtaatttctggctgaaattgagggacttgagcaaaactctgaaaaaggctgacaaaaggactgctgatgctgttggaatctga
- the LOC130954734 gene encoding protein FAR1-RELATED SEQUENCE 11-like isoform X2: protein MECYGGMGKANGLSPDESENELGLSNNDIVDEDDLRKVELLSDEDGREYGDVTGLSAEDIMKKVFRSEEHAYEFYCRVGKCNGFGVRIGDYAKDEDEIVVRRRFFCNRASLRDGKHYNRLDRKRCHRPKTHTNCQALMSVYLDKGSSVWKVRKVILEHNHELIPRKMVHMIRSFRAISGSAKAHMDGMHAYGLPTSKILWYMAVIAGGYSCLGFTKKDAYNYIDRSKHAKVVDGDMNAAIVYLEGKAAADPMSTTRYNLTEEG, encoded by the coding sequence ATGGAGTGCTATGGTGGGATGGGCAAGGCAAACGGTTTGTCTCCAGATGAAAGTGAAAATGAGTTAGGCCTTTCAAACAACGACATTGTTGATGAGGATGACTTAAGAAAGGTTGAGTTGTTGTCGGATGAAGATGGTCGTGAATATGGAGACGTGACTGGGTTGAGTGCAGAGGATATAATGAAAAAGGTATTTCGAAGTGAAGAGCATGCATATGAGTTTTATTGTAGGGTAGGGAAATGCAATGGATTTGGGGTCCGTATAGGAGACTATGCAAAGGATGAAGATGAGATTGTAGTGAGAAGGAGGTTCTTCTGTAATAGGGCTAGCCTAAGGGATGGAAAACACTACAACAGACTAGACAGGAAGAGATGCCATAGGCCTAAGACACACACAAATTGCCAGGCCTTGATGTCTGTATACCTTGATAAGGGTAGCTCGGTTTGGAAGGTTCGAAAAGTAATCCTCGAGCATAACCACGAATTAATACCGAGGAAAATGGTTCACATGATCCGAAGTTTCCGGGCGATATCGGGTTCCGCAAAGGCCCACATGGATGGAATGCATGCGTATGGGTTGCCGACGTCTAAGATACTGTGGTACATGGCTGTGATTGCGGGTGGTTATTCTTGTTTGGGTTTTACCAAGAAAGACGCATACAACTATATTGATCGGTCGAAGCATGCAAAGGTGGTTGATGGAGACATGAACGCTGCTATAGTCTACCTGGAAGGCAAGGCAGCTGCTGATCCCATGTCTACGACCCGGTACAATTTGACTGAAGaaggttga